The Oncorhynchus masou masou isolate Uvic2021 chromosome 6, UVic_Omas_1.1, whole genome shotgun sequence genome has a window encoding:
- the LOC135541164 gene encoding transcription factor Sp7-like: protein MAASILEEEARYGSSSFAMLTATCNKFGSPVRDSATPGKTGTGSTVPDKKQYSMTLDLQKNGRGGESIENSYTGLLSSGGRLLTPTESPLPSSGGYTSEYNPLSHPFQTSMSQEQSLLVSKAHGTADCLTSVYTSLDMTHPYGSWYKAGIHSGITAAPSNATSSWWEVHPNTNWLSAAQPQTDSLQGSLQPIPPQASLSPQLPSYASDFTSINAAQYPSVSLGSSSHLLQSSQHMLPQDMYKPKQVSGGGLMESQMGLKPAAGSRGYGGTTTGRSTCDCPNCQELERLGASAASLRKKPVHSCHIPGCGKVYGKASHLKAHLRWHTGERPFVCNWLFCGKRFTRSDELERHVRTHTREKKFTCLLCNKRFTRSDHLSKHQKTHAESALQQGNTGEGETQDTRNEEMADPNKPNTAMQNNGGVPSDPTNKGEKTGSGNGVEMSSGLLEI from the exons ATGGCTGCATCTATCCTGGAG GAGGAAGCTCGTTATGGCTCCAGTTCTTTTGCTATGCTAACCGCCACCTGCAACAAGTTTGGAAGCCCTGTGAGGGACTCAGCCACACCTGGAAAGACCGGCACCGGCAGCACCGTTCCAGACAAGAAGCAGTATAGCATGACCTTAGACCTCCAGAAGAAcggcaggggaggggagagcatTGAGAACTCCTATACTGGGTTGTTGAGCTCCGGAGGGAGGCTACTCACACCCACCGAGAGTCCACTACCGTCTTCTGGGGGGTACACGTCTGAGTAcaaccctctctcccaccccttccAGACCTCCATGTCCCAGGAGCAGTCCTTGCTGGTGTCCAAAGCCCACGGCACAGCCGACTGTCTGACCAGCGTCTACACCTCCCTGGACATGACCCACCCCTACGGCTCCTGGTACAAGGCTGGCATCCACTCCGGCATCACCGCTGCCCCCTCCAATGCCACATCCTCCTGGTGGGAAGTCCACCCCAACACCAACTGGTTAAGTGCTGCCCAGCCCCAGACCGACAGCCTCCAGGGCTCCCTCCAGCCCATCCCTCCCCAAGcctccctcagcccccagctgccCAGCTATGCCTCTGACTTCACCTCCATCAACGCAGCTCAGTACCCCTCAGTGAGCCTGGGctcctcatcacacctcctccagtcctcccagcACATGCTGCCTCAGGACATGTACAAGCCCAAGCAGGTGTCCGGCGGGGGGCTGATGGAGAGTCAGATGGGCCTGAAGCCTGCAGCTGGATCACGAGGGTATGGAGGAACCACCACTGGCAGGTCTACCTGTGACTGTCCCAACTGCCAGGAGTTGGAGCGGCTGGGGGCCTCAGCTGCATCCCTGAGGAAGAAGCCTGTCCATAGCTGCCACATCCCAGGATGTGGGAAAGTCTATGGGAAGGCCTCGCATCTCAAGGCCCACCTCCGCTggcacacaggagagagaccctTCGTCTGCAACTGGCTGTTCTGTGGGAAGCGATTCACACGCTCCGACGAACTGGAGAGGCATGTCCGCACGCACACGCGGGAGAAGAAGTTCACCTGCCTGCTGTGTAACAAGAGATTCACCCGCAGTGACCACCTCAGCAAGCACCAGAAGACGCATGCAGAGTCTGCCCTGCAGCAGGGAAATACCGGGGAGGGAGAGACCCAGGACACCAGGAATGAGGAGATGGCAGACCCCAATAAACCCAACACGGCCATGCAGAATAATGGAGGAGTCCCTAGTGACCCTACTAACAAAGGAGAGAAAACTGGTTCAGGCAATGGGGTGGAAATGAGCAGTGGACTGCTGGAGATCTAA